In Scyliorhinus canicula chromosome 18, sScyCan1.1, whole genome shotgun sequence, a single window of DNA contains:
- the LOC119953360 gene encoding cartilage oligomeric matrix protein-like has translation MGDACEGDFDDDKIIDVIDVCPENAQIALTDFRAYQTVILDPEGDAQIDPNWVVLNQGMEIVQTMNSDPGLAVGYTAFNGVDFEGTFHVNTITDDDYAGFIFGYQDSSSFYVVMWKQTEQTYWQANPFRAVADPGIQLKAVKSQTGPGEHLRNALWHTGDTSNQVKLLWKDPRNVGWKDKTSYRWFLQHRPQVGYIRVRLYERTEVVADSGTIIDTTMRGGRLGVFCFSQENIIWANLRYRCNDTIPDDFHPTQLQYQF, from the exons ATGGGAGACGCCTGTGAAGGAGATTTTGATGACGATAAGATTATTGATGTCATCGACGTTTGTCCCGAGAATGCTCAGATTGCACTCACTGATTTCCGAGCCTATCAGACAGTGATACTGGACCCTGAGGGAGATGCACAGATTGATCCAAACTGGGTCGTCTTAAACCAG GGAATGGAGATTGTCCAGACAATGAACAGTGATCCAGGTCTCGCTGTTG GTTACACAGCCTTTAATGGTGTGGATTTTGAAGGAACGTTTCACGTTAACACAATAACGGATGATGACTATGCTGGGTTTATCTTCGGCTATCAGGACAGTTCCAGCTTCTATGTGGTGATGTGGAAACAGACAGAACAAACGTATTGGCAGGCCAATCCTTTCCGAGCTGTGGCTGACCCCGGAATCCAGCTCAAG GCAGTGAAATCTCAGACGGGCCCAGGGGAACACCTGCGAAATGCCCTCTGGCACACAGGAGACACCAGCAATCAGGTCAAACTCCTGTGGAAAGATCCCAGGAATGTGGGGTGGAAAGACAAGACGTCATATCGCTGGTTCCTGCAACATCGTCCCCAGGTCGGGTACATCAG AGTGCGCCTGTATGAAAGAACAGAGGTCGTTGCGGATTCAGGAACAATCATTGACACCACGATGCGTGGAGGGAGACTCGGAGTGTTCTGCTTCTCACAGGAAAATATCATCTGGGCAAATCTGCGCTACCGCTGCAATG ACACGATTCCAGATGATTTCCACCCAACACAACTTCAGTATCAGTTTTGA